A part of Olleya sp. Bg11-27 genomic DNA contains:
- a CDS encoding collagen-binding domain-containing protein has translation MKTKNLQFNRLKNKLFKVSLVLACTTVSMVAQNQLISPTEAANNFTVFISGDAIAMGTESEGSWAVGGNLTIDGTFNIFGGLNYFNDDTQPTALVVNQQVNYVTGGLHILENNFIKIGDLSTSAIFNLDNNNTPINTRITYTGGNFNSNPKIELSTNQAMSSISGDTQIDFVGAFSQFMSISDVIGSQDTNVTWNENEFNTGKLWVNLIPNQTNVINLTVAEFNGLNEIKFITEVPSTTTPFIINITDSSDTPEVVTINSWPNIVGSPLEYAAYILYNFPNVTSTIDYTGGAQIYGTIYAPRARFNNRSNSNIDGQIITEVLEQNSGEIHAYPFDAIIEVEDPLPSEEICDGIDNNNDGVIDEGFADTDQDGIADCIDNCPLIANPDQADADGNGIGDVCDPDFSEEICDGIDNDNDGLVDEGFADTDEDGIADCIDNCPLIANPDQADADDNGIGDVCDSDFSEEICDGLDNDNDGLVDEGFADTDEDGIADCIDNCPLVANSDQADADGNGIGDVCDPDFSEEICDGIDNDNDGLVDEGFVDTDEDGIADCIDNCPLVANPDQADADDNGIGDVCDSDFSEETCDGLDNDNDGLVDEGFADTDEDGIADCIDNCPLVANSDQADADGNGIGDVCESISSEEVCDGIDNDNDGLIDEGFEDTDHDGIADCVDNCPYTPNPDQTDSDNDGIGDDCVGNPTRVSLLNLDIYPVPFHGVVNIKFATPFDTTAKIEIFDVRGTLIKSITNLVTKASKKYVIPVDLTGTENQMLFISLTTSNGTIVKQVLSN, from the coding sequence ATGAAAACAAAAAATTTACAATTTAATCGATTAAAAAACAAACTATTTAAAGTCAGTTTGGTTTTAGCATGCACGACGGTTAGCATGGTAGCACAAAATCAACTTATTAGTCCTACAGAAGCTGCAAATAATTTTACCGTTTTTATTTCTGGAGATGCTATCGCGATGGGTACAGAATCAGAAGGGTCTTGGGCAGTAGGTGGAAATCTAACAATAGACGGAACCTTTAATATCTTTGGAGGACTAAACTATTTTAATGATGACACCCAACCAACTGCCTTGGTTGTAAATCAGCAGGTAAATTACGTTACTGGTGGATTACATATTTTAGAAAACAATTTTATCAAAATAGGAGATTTGTCTACAAGTGCTATTTTCAATTTAGATAATAACAACACACCTATAAATACTAGAATCACTTACACTGGTGGTAATTTTAACAGTAATCCTAAAATAGAATTGTCAACAAATCAAGCGATGTCTTCTATCTCAGGAGACACACAAATTGATTTTGTTGGAGCTTTTAGTCAATTCATGTCTATTTCAGATGTTATTGGTAGTCAAGACACAAATGTAACTTGGAATGAAAATGAGTTTAACACAGGTAAACTATGGGTTAATTTAATTCCAAATCAAACAAATGTTATTAATCTAACAGTTGCCGAGTTTAATGGTTTGAATGAAATCAAATTTATTACAGAAGTGCCATCAACAACAACGCCTTTTATTATAAATATTACTGACAGTAGTGACACCCCTGAGGTTGTAACAATTAATAGCTGGCCAAATATTGTAGGAAGTCCATTAGAATATGCAGCTTATATTTTGTATAATTTTCCAAATGTAACGTCTACTATCGATTACACAGGTGGTGCACAAATTTACGGTACGATATACGCGCCAAGAGCTCGTTTTAATAACAGAAGCAACTCCAATATTGACGGACAAATTATTACTGAAGTATTAGAACAAAATTCTGGTGAAATTCACGCTTACCCTTTTGATGCAATAATAGAAGTTGAAGATCCCTTGCCTTCTGAAGAAATTTGCGATGGAATAGATAACAACAACGACGGAGTAATAGATGAAGGATTTGCGGATACCGATCAAGATGGTATTGCAGATTGTATTGACAACTGTCCATTAATTGCTAATCCAGATCAAGCGGATGCAGATGGTAATGGCATTGGTGATGTATGTGATCCAGATTTTTCTGAAGAAATTTGCGATGGAATAGATAATGATAATGACGGACTTGTAGATGAAGGGTTTGCGGATACAGATGAGGATGGTATTGCAGATTGTATTGACAACTGTCCTTTAATAGCAAACCCAGATCAAGCAGATGCAGATGATAATGGTATTGGTGATGTATGTGATTCAGACTTTTCTGAAGAAATTTGCGATGGATTAGATAATGATAATGACGGACTTGTAGATGAAGGGTTTGCCGATACGGATGAAGATGGTATCGCGGATTGTATTGACAACTGTCCTTTAGTTGCAAATTCAGATCAAGCAGATGCAGATGGTAATGGTATTGGTGATGTATGTGATCCAGATTTTTCTGAAGAAATTTGCGATGGAATAGATAATGATAATGACGGACTTGTAGATGAAGGGTTTGTGGATACAGATGAGGATGGTATCGCTGATTGTATTGACAACTGTCCTTTAGTTGCAAATCCAGATCAAGCAGATGCAGATGATAATGGTATTGGTGATGTATGTGATTCAGACTTTTCTGAAGAGACTTGCGATGGATTAGATAATGATAATGACGGACTTGTAGATGAAGGGTTTGCCGATACAGATGAAGATGGTATCGCTGATTGTATTGACAACTGTCCTTTAGTTGCAAATTCAGATCAAGCAGATGCAGATGGTAATGGTATTGGTGATGTATGTGAGTCTATATCTTCTGAAGAAGTTTGTGATGGTATCGATAATGATAATGACGGACTTATAGATGAAGGTTTTGAAGACACAGACCACGATGGTATTGCGGATTGTGTTGACAATTGTCCTTATACTCCAAACCCAGATCAAACAGATTCTGATAATGACGGTATTGGTGACGATTGTGTTGGTAATCCAACTAGGGTTTCATTATTAAACCTTGATATTTATCCAGTACCTTTTCATGGTGTTGTTAATATTAAATTTGCAACACCTTTTGATACAACAGCTAAAATAGAAATATTTGATGTTAGAGGAACTTTAATAAAAAGTATTACTAATTTAGTAACCAAGGCTTCAAAAAAATATGTGATACCAGTCGATTTAACAGGTACAGAAAATCAAATGTTGTTTATTAGTTTAACGACTAGTAATGGAACAATTGTTAAACAAGTACTATCTAATTAA
- a CDS encoding pyridoxamine 5'-phosphate oxidase family protein, translating into MINKLNIKEKNIILSTNYMGDLGYLYNNEPYITPITYYYNESLNTITCHLSNTDNIKALRKKNVVTLCVSDVNSVSDWKTVLVHGTFKEHTGSAAKLMLHNFSLGVKEILINNEDKKLDFINQFSSKVNRNDIPIIFIIEIDTITGVTK; encoded by the coding sequence ATGATTAATAAATTAAATATTAAAGAAAAGAACATAATATTAAGCACAAACTATATGGGAGATTTAGGCTATTTGTATAATAACGAACCTTATATCACACCTATAACTTATTATTATAATGAATCATTAAATACTATAACTTGTCATTTAAGTAATACTGATAACATAAAAGCTTTGCGAAAAAAAAATGTGGTAACATTATGTGTGTCTGACGTCAACTCTGTTAGTGATTGGAAAACAGTCTTAGTACATGGCACATTTAAAGAACACACAGGAAGTGCTGCTAAATTAATGCTTCACAATTTTTCTTTAGGTGTGAAGGAAATTCTCATAAACAATGAAGATAAAAAATTAGATTTTATCAATCAGTTTTCTAGTAAGGTTAATCGGAATGATATCCCTATTATTTTTATTATAGAAATAGACACTATTACTGGAGTTACTAAGTAA
- a CDS encoding ATP-binding protein, with amino-acid sequence MKNEYIDTNPEQLEKDKIIKRQLRFQELLISISTQYINSDLSDINKLINESLKQIGEFVESDRSYVFSYDLINKTTSNTYEWCAQGIAPEIDNLQNVPVEYVTQWLEAHKKGEAFYVEDVSLLPDDGEFGLRGILEPQGVKSLITIPKIKNNQLIGFIGFDSVTKINTYSDNEQEILFVFANMLVNVIQRKEQEEQIKAQKEKKEELLRNLSVQNEELNEYAHVVSHDLKGPLINIHTLVGWFMDDHKATLGEALLKPLEQVLFNVEKMDFLIKGIFDYSTIDKLESEDSHINFNTIIREVIDALLVPNNINIVVQENLPSMTGNIWKFKQVFHNLIQNAIKYSDKDNSVIEITCMDKGDYLEFFVKDEGIGINSDYFDKIFKVFTKLESTSSSSGIGLSIVKKIITYYKGSIWVESEEGIGSTFYFTIFKN; translated from the coding sequence ATGAAAAACGAATATATAGACACTAATCCTGAACAGTTGGAGAAGGATAAAATCATTAAGCGTCAATTGCGTTTTCAGGAACTATTAATAAGTATATCTACACAGTACATTAATTCTGATTTATCAGATATCAATAAGCTTATTAATGAGTCTTTAAAACAGATTGGAGAATTTGTGGAATCCGACAGAAGTTATGTTTTTTCTTATGATTTAATAAATAAAACAACGTCTAACACCTATGAATGGTGTGCCCAAGGAATAGCCCCAGAGATAGATAATTTACAAAATGTACCTGTGGAATATGTTACCCAATGGTTGGAAGCACATAAAAAAGGTGAGGCTTTTTATGTTGAAGATGTAAGTCTCTTACCTGATGATGGTGAGTTTGGGTTGCGTGGTATTCTAGAACCTCAGGGTGTTAAGAGTTTGATTACAATACCTAAAATTAAAAACAATCAATTGATTGGATTTATAGGATTTGATTCTGTAACAAAAATCAATACTTATTCCGATAATGAACAAGAAATTCTGTTCGTGTTTGCTAATATGCTTGTAAATGTCATTCAAAGAAAAGAGCAGGAAGAGCAAATAAAAGCACAGAAAGAAAAGAAAGAAGAATTATTGAGAAATTTATCGGTTCAAAATGAGGAATTAAATGAATATGCTCATGTTGTTTCTCATGACTTAAAAGGACCTTTAATTAATATTCACACTTTAGTTGGTTGGTTTATGGATGATCATAAAGCGACGTTAGGCGAAGCTCTTTTAAAACCGCTAGAGCAAGTATTATTTAATGTTGAAAAAATGGATTTTTTAATAAAAGGAATTTTCGATTATTCCACTATAGATAAATTAGAATCCGAAGACTCTCATATTAATTTTAATACAATTATTAGAGAGGTTATTGATGCGCTATTAGTACCTAATAACATTAATATAGTTGTACAAGAAAATTTACCGAGCATGACTGGAAATATCTGGAAGTTTAAACAAGTATTCCATAATCTAATTCAAAATGCAATAAAATATAGCGATAAAGACAACAGTGTAATAGAAATTACCTGTATGGATAAAGGTGATTATTTAGAGTTTTTTGTAAAAGATGAGGGAATTGGTATCAATTCGGATTATTTTGATAAGATATTTAAGGTTTTTACGAAATTGGAAAGTACTAGCTCTTCTTCGGGAATTGGGCTATCTATTGTAAAAAAAATAATAACGTATTATAAAGGTTCAATTTGGGTAGAAAGTGAAGAGGGAATAGGATCGACTTTTTATTTTACGATTTTTAAAAATTAA
- a CDS encoding outer membrane beta-barrel protein yields MKHLFIAFTAFLLSATSYAQLEISVSTGYAVSSAGMKLGETVSDSGTENFYGSYGEGANVQIRGTYFFNESFGVDLGFGYLHGADQTVTPPVGQLPDNTTVDAIARARAFGASTSIVYKFNNNIYGRFGALLKLGGKTEGVVSSQTVLTENQANAFNVPQGSFIQNDYVEDFHGHFPLGFVGALGYKFNINDNLNLFIEAEYYGISLKRKDSEITEFNGDLVLPNGTVAVSGLYSIDNLAPGFNKVTTYVDNLAHDDPDSSKKLSQKVPYSSFGINFGITYKFKSSNKYGDE; encoded by the coding sequence ATGAAACATTTATTTATTGCGTTTACAGCTTTTTTATTAAGCGCAACATCTTATGCTCAACTAGAAATTTCAGTTAGTACTGGATATGCCGTAAGTAGTGCTGGAATGAAATTAGGTGAAACGGTTAGCGATTCAGGAACTGAAAACTTTTATGGTAGTTATGGTGAAGGCGCGAATGTACAGATTAGAGGGACTTATTTTTTTAACGAGTCTTTTGGTGTAGATTTAGGTTTTGGGTATTTACATGGTGCGGATCAAACAGTTACGCCTCCAGTAGGTCAACTTCCAGATAACACGACAGTTGATGCGATAGCAAGAGCGCGTGCATTTGGTGCTTCAACCTCTATAGTGTATAAATTTAATAACAATATATATGGTCGTTTTGGTGCCTTATTAAAATTAGGAGGAAAAACAGAAGGAGTAGTGTCTAGTCAAACGGTTTTAACAGAAAATCAAGCTAATGCTTTCAATGTACCTCAAGGTTCGTTTATTCAAAATGATTATGTCGAAGATTTTCATGGGCATTTCCCTTTAGGATTTGTTGGTGCTTTAGGTTATAAATTTAACATCAATGACAATCTTAATCTTTTTATTGAAGCTGAATATTATGGGATTAGTTTAAAGCGTAAAGATTCTGAAATTACTGAATTTAATGGAGACTTGGTATTACCAAATGGTACCGTTGCCGTTAGTGGTTTATACAGCATTGATAATCTAGCTCCTGGCTTTAATAAAGTAACCACATATGTTGATAATTTAGCACATGATGACCCAGATAGTTCTAAAAAATTATCACAAAAAGTACCTTACTCTTCTTTTGGAATTAACTTTGGTATTACTTATAAGTTTAAGAGTTCTAATAAATATGGAGACGAATAA
- a CDS encoding ArsO family NAD(P)H-dependent flavin-containing monooxygenase, whose translation MNIYDTLVIGGGQAGLSVAYFLRRHKLDYLILDDQDKIGGAWLYTWDSLKLFSPTEYSSLSGWGMPKGNEDYPSKTHFISYLEQYQARYDFPIKHNTSVLAVYKTDNGFKVETNGGTFYSKTVVSATGTAQAPFIPKYPNENEFSGIQIHSSDYRNTGDLIGKNVLIVGGGNSGAQILSEVSKVANTQWVTIKAPCYLPDAIDGRYLFNDATDKFHGHLGKTSSETKASLSEIVMVESVKDARNRDVLHARRPFSSFYERGVIWEDGTKTPVDIVIWCTGFKANLKHLKTLGLTEHNRIATIGTRAIKLSNLWLVGYGSWTGFASATIYGVGKTARETVKDIVAFLTGKL comes from the coding sequence ATGAATATATATGATACTCTTGTTATAGGTGGCGGTCAGGCTGGATTATCTGTTGCCTATTTTTTAAGGCGTCACAAATTAGACTATTTAATTTTGGACGACCAGGATAAAATAGGAGGGGCGTGGCTGTATACTTGGGATAGTTTAAAATTATTTTCACCCACAGAATACAGTTCACTTTCAGGATGGGGTATGCCTAAAGGCAATGAAGATTATCCTAGTAAAACCCATTTTATAAGCTATTTAGAGCAATATCAAGCACGTTATGATTTCCCTATTAAACACAATACATCAGTTCTCGCTGTTTATAAAACAGACAATGGTTTTAAGGTAGAGACCAATGGTGGTACATTTTATAGTAAAACAGTGGTTAGCGCAACAGGAACAGCACAAGCACCATTTATTCCGAAATATCCGAATGAAAATGAATTTTCTGGAATACAAATACATTCATCAGATTATAGAAATACAGGAGATTTGATAGGCAAAAATGTCTTAATAGTTGGCGGCGGGAACTCTGGAGCTCAGATATTATCAGAAGTTTCAAAAGTAGCTAATACACAGTGGGTCACTATTAAAGCGCCTTGTTATTTACCTGATGCTATTGATGGACGTTATTTGTTTAATGATGCCACTGATAAATTTCATGGTCATTTAGGTAAAACCTCTTCGGAAACAAAAGCCTCTTTAAGTGAGATTGTTATGGTAGAAAGCGTTAAGGACGCAAGAAATAGAGATGTTTTACATGCTAGACGTCCCTTTAGTTCTTTTTATGAACGTGGGGTTATTTGGGAGGACGGTACTAAAACGCCTGTTGATATTGTTATTTGGTGCACTGGTTTTAAGGCTAATTTAAAACACTTAAAGACTTTGGGACTTACAGAACATAACCGGATTGCTACAATTGGTACGCGTGCAATTAAATTGTCAAATTTATGGCTGGTCGGTTATGGTAGCTGGACCGGATTTGCTTCTGCTACGATTTATGGTGTCGGTAAAACAGCGAGAGAGACGGTTAAAGATATTGTTGCTTTTTTGACTGGTAAATTGTAA
- a CDS encoding LLM class flavin-dependent oxidoreductase translates to MKTKHNTLYSILDLALVSEGHTLKQTYNNALKLAQNAETFGYTRYWLAEHHNSSNIGSSATSVLIGYVAQGTTTLRIGSGGIMLPNHSPLIVAEQFGTLGALYPNRIDLGLGRAPGTDRETAEAIRSDFQQAAHSFPKELDKIETYFSVENSKAKVRATVAEGINVPIYILGSSTDSAHLAAKKGLPYAFASHFATTHLWDALAIYRQEFKPSEVLQKPYTIVGCNIIIADTDEEAERLSTSLIRMIVGIFTGKRDYVQPPTDMTNEFRDILQNPQIHQMLKYSFIGSKATVKAQIKEFIDKTQADELIAVNNIYGIDDRIKSYQLFSEIMKELN, encoded by the coding sequence ATGAAAACAAAACACAACACTCTATATTCTATCTTAGATCTAGCATTGGTCTCAGAAGGTCATACTTTAAAACAAACGTACAACAATGCCTTAAAGTTAGCTCAAAATGCTGAAACCTTTGGTTATACGCGATACTGGTTGGCAGAGCATCATAACTCGTCAAACATTGGAAGTAGCGCAACCTCTGTCTTAATTGGTTATGTTGCTCAAGGTACAACGACTTTACGTATTGGATCTGGAGGTATCATGTTGCCTAATCATTCGCCATTAATAGTAGCCGAACAATTTGGGACGTTAGGTGCTTTATATCCCAATCGAATTGATTTAGGACTGGGTAGAGCACCTGGTACAGATCGTGAAACAGCTGAGGCTATACGTTCTGATTTTCAGCAAGCAGCACATTCTTTTCCTAAAGAATTGGATAAGATAGAAACCTATTTTTCTGTAGAAAATTCAAAAGCTAAAGTACGGGCTACCGTGGCAGAAGGGATTAATGTTCCTATTTATATTCTAGGTTCTAGTACTGATAGTGCGCATTTAGCAGCTAAAAAAGGACTGCCTTACGCTTTTGCTAGTCATTTTGCAACTACGCATTTATGGGACGCTTTGGCTATTTACCGTCAAGAATTTAAGCCATCAGAAGTACTACAAAAACCATACACGATAGTGGGCTGTAATATTATCATTGCAGATACAGATGAAGAAGCAGAACGCTTATCGACCTCGTTAATACGAATGATTGTGGGGATATTTACAGGAAAACGTGATTATGTTCAACCGCCAACAGACATGACTAACGAATTTAGAGATATTTTACAAAACCCGCAGATACACCAAATGCTTAAGTATTCCTTTATAGGAAGCAAAGCAACAGTAAAAGCTCAAATAAAGGAATTTATTGATAAAACTCAAGCAGACGAACTTATTGCGGTAAACAATATATATGGCATAGATGATCGCATTAAATCCTATCAGTTGTTTTCTGAAATTATGAAGGAGTTGAATTAA
- a CDS encoding NAD(P)/FAD-dependent oxidoreductase has protein sequence MAKKPIIVIIGAGFGGLSIAKSFKHKNVDILLIDQNNYHNFQPLMYQIATGGLEPDSIAYPIRRIFRSYENVKFRMAKVNAVDSLNNTIDTSIGQIEFDYLIIATGSDTNYFNFESVKDSLLTLKSIPDALNLRSFIFQNLEKALVNQQDVSNHKILNIAIVGGGPAGIELAGAIAEMKRFVIPKDFPDLDISNMKINLYEASPKLLSVMSEQASLKSLEYLKALGVNVHLNARVANYDGARLTLGDSTSFNTDTVIWTAGVKGNPIHGLPEESIKGNRIVINEYNQVLNTKSIFAIGDVASHATVKSPKGLPMLAPVAQQQGKHLAKNIINLIANKPLQPFIYNDKGSMATIGRRKAVVDLPKWKFQGTFAWLVWMFIHIMSLVGFRNKAVALLDWMSNYFTYDRPLGLIIRPYRKK, from the coding sequence ATGGCTAAAAAACCAATAATAGTAATCATAGGTGCTGGTTTTGGAGGATTATCAATTGCTAAATCTTTTAAGCATAAAAATGTAGACATTTTATTAATTGATCAAAATAACTATCACAATTTCCAGCCCTTAATGTATCAAATTGCAACAGGAGGTCTGGAACCTGATAGTATTGCTTATCCGATAAGGCGGATTTTTAGAAGTTACGAAAATGTCAAATTCAGAATGGCCAAGGTTAATGCAGTGGATTCTCTAAATAACACTATAGACACATCTATAGGTCAAATTGAGTTTGACTATTTAATCATTGCTACGGGAAGTGATACAAATTATTTCAATTTTGAATCTGTAAAGGACAGTTTGTTAACTCTAAAATCAATTCCGGATGCTTTAAACCTTAGAAGCTTTATTTTTCAAAATTTAGAAAAAGCACTAGTGAACCAACAGGATGTGTCTAATCACAAAATTCTAAATATAGCTATTGTAGGTGGAGGACCGGCTGGAATAGAGTTAGCTGGTGCTATTGCAGAAATGAAACGCTTTGTGATCCCAAAAGATTTTCCAGATTTAGATATTTCTAATATGAAAATTAACTTATATGAAGCCTCTCCCAAACTATTATCTGTCATGTCAGAGCAAGCCTCTCTTAAAAGCTTAGAATATTTAAAGGCATTAGGTGTTAATGTACATTTAAATGCCAGAGTTGCAAATTATGATGGTGCTCGTTTAACTTTAGGAGATAGCACTTCTTTTAATACGGATACGGTCATTTGGACTGCAGGAGTTAAAGGAAATCCAATTCATGGATTACCTGAAGAATCAATAAAAGGAAATAGAATAGTTATAAATGAATATAATCAAGTTTTAAATACAAAATCAATTTTTGCTATTGGAGATGTAGCCTCACACGCGACAGTTAAAAGTCCTAAGGGGTTGCCTATGTTAGCACCTGTGGCACAACAACAGGGTAAACATTTAGCTAAAAATATTATTAATTTAATCGCTAATAAACCTTTACAACCTTTTATCTATAATGACAAAGGGTCTATGGCTACGATTGGAAGACGAAAAGCAGTAGTCGATCTACCCAAATGGAAGTTTCAAGGTACTTTTGCATGGTTAGTATGGATGTTTATCCATATCATGTCATTGGTCGGTTTTAGGAATAAGGCAGTGGCTTTGTTAGATTGGATGAGTAACTATTTTACTTATGATAGACCACTAGGGCTAATAATTAGACCGTATCGCAAAAAATAG
- a CDS encoding gliding motility-associated C-terminal domain-containing protein encodes MNTASPTVNSQLFIGVPGLNFVQACANENFNTYSVTFTFNPENEIEASNEFSLELSAIGDFTDAVPLNLLSSGAVTSSPATLTFSFPTTIAGENYRIRAKSSAPTSTSPGSAIFPAYYKLQDEPFSINNLVETGAFCAGGSYLLTIDNPGSGNNDSPLAYPSLTYNWYLVTGPTTSVFVAEGSTLAVTAEGTYFVETNYGSCTSDSFSNRVTITEVGTGGTDAGISASLGTLFCPDQGPNVLTTISGDSYEWFKDGNSISGATEQIFETTESGTYTVQVNLGSCFASGEITIVSQTFEASINVEDTNTIEEGDSLSVIITNTAILPEFEWYLDDVLISTATMDSFEVTQYGDYTVIVTQNSGCEATKIFTFEVNEPFDAFPDIDKIPNLISPNGDGINDTWIIPTQYVLGSNTQVTILTNRGEVVVQTDGYLNNWPENDLNLTSINQVFYYIITTSDNEVKKGSITIIK; translated from the coding sequence ATGAACACTGCTTCGCCGACAGTAAATTCTCAGTTATTTATTGGTGTGCCAGGTTTAAATTTTGTTCAAGCTTGTGCTAATGAAAATTTTAATACTTATTCTGTTACATTCACTTTTAATCCTGAAAATGAAATAGAAGCGTCAAACGAATTTTCATTGGAATTGTCTGCAATTGGTGATTTTACAGATGCTGTCCCTTTAAATTTATTGAGTTCTGGTGCAGTAACATCTTCTCCTGCCACATTAACTTTTTCTTTTCCGACCACAATTGCTGGTGAAAATTACAGAATCCGTGCAAAGAGTTCCGCTCCTACAAGCACTAGTCCCGGGTCTGCTATTTTTCCTGCTTATTATAAACTACAAGATGAACCTTTTTCTATTAATAATTTAGTTGAAACAGGCGCTTTTTGCGCTGGTGGTAGCTACTTATTAACAATAGATAATCCGGGTTCTGGTAATAATGATTCTCCATTAGCCTATCCATCACTTACTTATAATTGGTATCTAGTAACAGGACCAACGACCTCAGTATTTGTTGCTGAGGGTTCTACACTTGCAGTGACTGCAGAAGGAACCTATTTTGTAGAGACAAATTATGGATCCTGTACCTCCGATTCTTTTTCTAATCGTGTTACTATTACAGAAGTAGGAACAGGAGGAACAGATGCAGGTATTTCCGCAAGTTTAGGAACTTTATTTTGTCCTGATCAAGGGCCTAACGTATTAACTACAATTTCAGGAGATAGCTATGAATGGTTTAAAGATGGTAATAGTATTAGTGGCGCTACAGAACAGATATTTGAAACTACAGAATCTGGAACTTATACCGTTCAAGTAAATTTAGGAAGTTGTTTTGCATCTGGAGAAATTACAATAGTAAGTCAAACTTTTGAGGCTTCAATCAATGTGGAAGATACCAATACTATAGAGGAAGGTGATTCTTTATCTGTAATTATCACCAATACTGCTATTCTACCAGAATTTGAATGGTATTTAGATGACGTTCTAATATCTACAGCTACTATGGATAGTTTTGAAGTTACACAATACGGTGATTACACTGTAATTGTTACCCAAAATTCAGGTTGTGAAGCGACTAAGATTTTTACATTTGAGGTAAACGAACCATTTGATGCGTTCCCCGATATTGATAAAATCCCAAATCTTATTAGTCCTAATGGTGACGGTATTAACGATACTTGGATAATACCAACACAATATGTACTAGGCTCAAATACTCAAGTAACAATATTAACAAATCGTGGCGAAGTTGTTGTACAGACGGATGGCTATCTAAACAACTGGCCTGAAAACGATTTAAATCTTACAAGTATCAATCAAGTGTTTTATTACATAATTACAACTTCAGATAATGAGGTTAAAAAAGGTTCTATAACAATCATAAAATAA